The following are encoded together in the Candidatus Woesebacteria bacterium genome:
- a CDS encoding DEAD/DEAH box helicase — protein MHNYRQRNRGRNSGNFRGNQNGPRRTVKSFNPSGMVNSPQIPSEKQSEYVAKHSFSDFDISKELKRNVYSKGYKIPTPIQDQAIEPILLGRDFVGIANTGTGKTAAFLIPLINKVLVDRHQQILILTPTRELAIQIRNEFLDFSEYLGLHSCLAIGGENIKRQIRDLDYNPNFVIATPGRIIDLLNSRKIKPRNFSTVVLDEADRMVDIGFIKDIKYIISLLPYKRQSLFFSATMTDDVQKVLRDFVRNPITVSVKKAETAENVLQQVISIQNNNKIDILHKLLVSKDYEKVLVFGRTKHGVQRLSDDLVKRGFKSGAIHGNKKQNQRNKVLDLFKRNEIKVLIATDVASRGLDIPNVSHVINYDLPESKEAYIHRIGRTGRADQKGVAVTFVN, from the coding sequence ATGCATAACTATCGACAAAGAAATAGAGGAAGAAATTCCGGTAATTTTCGTGGTAATCAAAACGGACCACGCCGAACGGTTAAGTCATTTAATCCTTCCGGCATGGTAAATTCGCCGCAAATACCCAGTGAAAAACAAAGTGAGTACGTTGCTAAACATTCGTTTTCTGATTTTGATATATCCAAGGAATTGAAACGCAATGTATATTCAAAAGGTTACAAAATACCAACCCCCATCCAAGACCAAGCAATCGAACCAATTCTTTTGGGTCGTGACTTTGTTGGTATTGCCAACACCGGAACGGGGAAAACAGCTGCTTTCCTTATTCCTTTAATAAACAAAGTCCTTGTCGACCGTCATCAGCAAATATTAATTCTAACCCCGACACGTGAACTTGCAATTCAGATAAGAAATGAATTTTTGGATTTCTCGGAATATCTTGGACTGCATTCATGTTTGGCAATCGGTGGAGAAAATATCAAAAGACAAATTCGCGATTTAGACTATAATCCGAATTTCGTTATTGCAACACCTGGAAGAATTATAGATTTACTGAATTCAAGAAAAATTAAACCGAGAAACTTTTCTACAGTTGTTCTTGATGAGGCAGACAGAATGGTGGATATAGGCTTTATTAAAGATATTAAATATATTATTTCTTTGTTACCGTATAAACGTCAATCATTATTTTTCTCAGCAACCATGACAGACGATGTACAAAAAGTATTAAGGGACTTTGTACGTAATCCAATTACCGTATCGGTAAAAAAAGCCGAAACAGCAGAGAATGTATTGCAACAAGTAATAAGCATTCAAAACAACAATAAGATAGACATATTACACAAATTACTTGTCAGCAAAGACTATGAAAAAGTTTTGGTATTTGGCCGGACGAAACATGGAGTCCAGAGACTTTCAGATGATTTGGTTAAAAGAGGGTTTAAATCAGGAGCAATACATGGAAACAAAAAACAAAATCAACGCAACAAAGTACTAGACTTGTTCAAACGCAATGAAATAAAAGTTCTTATAGCTACAGACGTAGCGTCCCGCGGACTTGATATTCCAAACGTCAGTCACGTAATCAATTACGATCTCCCTGAATCAAAAGAAGCATATATTCACAGGATTGGAAGAACCGGAAGAGCAGATCAAAAAGGTGTTGCAGTTACTTTTGTCAATTAA
- a CDS encoding NADP-dependent malic enzyme: MEYKTASLSLHKKYKGKLATRVVTPVKTKRDMSLVYTPGVGEVSKEIAKNSNRVFDYTIKAHTVAIVSDGSAVLGLGNIGPKAAIPVMEGKAVLFKTFANLDAFPICLDTQDPDEIIKTVKYISPVFGAINLEDISAPRCFDIEKSLQNIGVPVMHDDQHGTAVVVLAGIINAVKVAKKDIKKTKVVILGAGAAGNAIAKIFVNKVQDILVLDRQGILSIKRNDLDIHKKELAKLTNKNNITGKLSDAIKGADIFVGVSGPNLISHNDIQLMADRAIVFALANPIPEILPENAKKAGAFIVATGRSDFPNQVNNSLAFPGIFKGALDAKVKRITMDMKIAAAHALSSMVKNPTPNKIIPGPFDVGVVEKVSSAVYKVAIKRSTV; encoded by the coding sequence ATGGAATATAAAACGGCATCACTATCTCTGCACAAAAAATACAAGGGTAAATTGGCAACACGTGTTGTAACCCCGGTTAAAACCAAAAGAGACATGAGTCTGGTTTATACACCGGGTGTTGGTGAGGTTTCAAAAGAAATTGCTAAAAATAGTAATAGAGTATTTGATTACACAATTAAAGCGCATACAGTAGCAATTGTTAGCGACGGATCTGCGGTACTGGGACTTGGAAATATTGGTCCTAAGGCAGCTATTCCCGTTATGGAGGGAAAGGCGGTTCTTTTTAAAACATTCGCGAATCTTGATGCTTTTCCTATATGTCTAGATACACAAGACCCCGATGAAATCATTAAAACAGTTAAATATATTTCTCCTGTGTTTGGAGCTATAAACCTGGAAGATATCTCAGCCCCTAGGTGTTTTGATATAGAGAAGTCCCTTCAAAATATTGGAGTACCTGTAATGCACGATGATCAGCATGGAACTGCGGTCGTTGTATTAGCCGGAATTATCAATGCCGTAAAAGTTGCAAAAAAAGATATTAAAAAAACCAAGGTGGTTATTTTGGGAGCGGGTGCAGCGGGAAACGCGATCGCTAAAATATTTGTTAATAAAGTACAAGACATTTTAGTTTTGGATAGACAAGGAATACTATCGATAAAAAGAAATGATTTAGATATTCACAAGAAGGAACTTGCAAAACTAACGAATAAAAATAATATAACAGGAAAACTTAGTGATGCAATAAAGGGGGCTGATATTTTTGTTGGAGTATCGGGTCCAAATTTAATTAGTCACAATGATATACAACTAATGGCAGATAGAGCAATTGTATTTGCATTGGCAAATCCCATCCCTGAGATACTGCCTGAGAATGCAAAAAAAGCAGGTGCCTTTATTGTCGCGACCGGTAGATCCGATTTTCCCAACCAAGTAAACAATTCATTGGCTTTCCCGGGAATATTTAAAGGCGCACTGGATGCCAAAGTTAAAAGAATTACGATGGATATGAAAATAGCGGCAGCCCATGCTCTTTCTTCAATGGTAAAAAATCCCACACCGAACAAAATTATTCCAGGCCCGTTTGACGTGGGTGTGGTTGAGAAAGTGTCGTCCGCAGTTTACAAAGTAGCTATAAAAAGAAGTACTGTTTAA
- a CDS encoding ABC transporter permease, whose protein sequence is MKLFKLLRNGFKNLIINKMRSGLAILGIVIGIGSVITLISMGEASKASVQSQIQSIGSNLLTITPGFSTSGNVRGAVGGATTLTNEDASAIRNSSQITTIKSVSPEYSARAQVVAGRNNANTQVIGVEPIYADTRKLTLSLGNFITEQNLSSISKVAVIGPSLEEDLFGEGVSSIGQTIRINGKNFKIIGVTKSKGVSGMDNQDDRIYIPLTTAQKQVFGVKNLTSIALEAKSEDVMTKAQNEVGYLLLDRHNISDVNNADFRIMSQADILETATAVTGTFTSMLTGIAAISLLVGGIGIMNIMLMSVTERTREIGLRKAIGAKNKTIIQQFLVEAIILTFIGGVIGIISGIFGFFVYSTTNNSVFVISWQSVILAFIVSVGIGIVFGWYPAKKAANLQPIEALRYE, encoded by the coding sequence ATGAAATTATTCAAACTCTTAAGAAATGGATTTAAAAACTTGATCATTAACAAGATGAGGTCTGGATTGGCTATTCTTGGAATTGTTATTGGAATAGGAAGTGTAATTACTTTAATTTCTATGGGTGAAGCAAGTAAGGCTTCGGTTCAGTCTCAAATTCAATCAATAGGGTCAAATTTATTAACAATTACTCCCGGTTTTTCGACATCCGGAAATGTTCGAGGAGCCGTAGGGGGAGCTACTACTTTGACCAATGAAGATGCTTCGGCGATTCGTAATTCTTCGCAAATAACGACGATAAAGAGTGTTTCGCCGGAGTATTCAGCGAGAGCTCAAGTTGTTGCTGGCAGGAATAATGCTAATACCCAAGTTATTGGAGTAGAGCCAATTTACGCTGATACAAGAAAATTGACACTTTCATTGGGGAATTTTATTACCGAACAAAATTTATCTAGCATATCTAAAGTTGCTGTTATAGGGCCAAGTTTGGAAGAAGATTTATTTGGCGAGGGAGTTAGTTCAATCGGACAAACAATTAGAATTAATGGTAAGAACTTTAAAATTATCGGTGTAACTAAATCAAAAGGTGTAAGCGGTATGGATAATCAAGACGACCGCATATATATTCCTTTAACCACTGCTCAGAAACAAGTATTTGGTGTAAAAAATTTAACATCAATAGCACTTGAGGCAAAAAGCGAGGATGTAATGACCAAAGCGCAAAATGAAGTTGGGTATCTACTGTTGGATAGACATAATATTTCAGATGTTAATAATGCGGACTTTAGGATTATGTCCCAGGCGGATATTCTGGAAACGGCGACAGCGGTAACTGGAACTTTCACAAGTATGCTGACAGGAATTGCAGCAATCTCATTATTGGTGGGTGGAATCGGAATAATGAATATTATGTTAATGTCTGTTACAGAACGAACAAGAGAAATAGGATTACGTAAAGCAATAGGTGCAAAAAATAAAACAATAATCCAGCAATTTTTGGTTGAAGCAATAATTTTGACTTTTATCGGTGGCGTGATTGGAATAATATCCGGGATATTTGGTTTTTTTGTTTATTCTACAACTAACAATTCTGTATTTGTGATTTCATGGCAGTCGGTAATTCTGGCATTTATTGTATCTGTTGGAATTGGGATAGTATTCGGATGGTATCCCGCAAAAAAAGCAGCAAATTTACAACCCATTGAAGCGTTGAGATATGAATAA
- a CDS encoding ABC transporter ATP-binding protein, which translates to MISIKHVSKSYQTGDIKTEVLANITMEIARGEFVAIMGPSGSGKSTLMHILGVLDLPSKGEYILDGQNVSKLVDDELAETRNKKIGFIFQAYNLLPRTSAIDNVMLPMDYADIQYNEQVRRASKMLELVGLSDRVSYPPNKLSGGQQQRVAIARALVMQPAIILADEPTGNIASQQAEEIMEIFQKLNNSGHTIVMITHEKEIAEHAKRIIHILDGKIIKDSTDHRQRIVR; encoded by the coding sequence ATCATATCAATAAAGCATGTATCAAAATCATATCAGACAGGTGATATTAAGACAGAAGTATTGGCAAATATTACGATGGAGATAGCAAGGGGAGAGTTTGTTGCCATCATGGGACCATCCGGTAGTGGAAAATCGACTCTTATGCACATACTTGGCGTTTTAGATTTACCTTCAAAAGGTGAATATATTCTAGATGGACAAAATGTATCGAAATTGGTTGACGATGAACTTGCAGAAACCAGGAATAAAAAAATTGGGTTTATATTTCAAGCATATAACCTCTTACCTCGCACGTCAGCAATTGACAATGTAATGCTTCCGATGGATTATGCCGATATTCAATACAATGAACAGGTGAGAAGGGCCAGTAAGATGCTTGAATTGGTTGGTTTGTCAGATCGTGTTAGTTATCCCCCCAATAAACTATCAGGTGGACAACAACAAAGAGTCGCTATAGCTCGAGCACTTGTTATGCAACCGGCAATAATTCTGGCTGATGAACCCACGGGAAACATTGCATCACAACAAGCCGAAGAGATTATGGAAATATTTCAAAAATTAAATAATAGCGGACATACGATCGTCATGATTACTCACGAAAAGGAAATCGCCGAACACGCTAAACGGATAATACATATATTAGACGGAAAAATTATAAAAGATAGTACAGACCATCGGCAACGTATTGTGAGATAA
- a CDS encoding efflux RND transporter periplasmic adaptor subunit codes for MSKSKVYINKEKEKQSNKKRRRDIAKKSRRKFTLLNIKDKVIKCFYWGKQSSWKIKLIAIMLIVLCVLLIKHFVGAANKESVTYETQIASTGNLISTISATGTITSGNYTNVTTKTSGVVSKVYVVNGDTVAKGQKIAEVNLDDYAKERQSTAWVAYLEAQENYLEVLNGKSLADIAMWNARQEVLDAQEALDDMTSDNTNPLTREVYTDNERMIITKTLDQKRLAFSVAESRYKNSDADIVSANAKIVTALKDYQENSATIIAPSDGVITDLALAEGIIVSASTSTSTTNGATIVEGQTAAKISNPKGQLIATVNLTEIDIVNVKANQKVNLTLDAYEDKSFTGKVLAVITSGSVSSGVTSYPVSVLIDPVSLEIYPNMAVNAEIITGISTGKIVVPLTAVQTTNGQGIVQVLEESGVKDVVVETGLENDTHIEILTGLAEGVKVIVATTSINETSDTNTTSPFSGIGRSGSSNTGRSGGVSMPAGSPPGF; via the coding sequence ATGTCCAAAAGTAAAGTTTATATAAACAAGGAAAAAGAAAAGCAAAGTAACAAAAAAAGACGTCGAGATATTGCAAAAAAATCACGAAGAAAATTCACCCTCTTAAACATCAAAGATAAAGTAATAAAGTGTTTTTATTGGGGAAAACAATCTTCATGGAAAATAAAGCTCATTGCAATAATGCTGATTGTTTTATGTGTTCTATTGATTAAACATTTTGTTGGTGCAGCAAATAAGGAAAGCGTTACTTACGAGACACAGATCGCAAGCACTGGTAACTTGATTAGCACAATTTCAGCTACCGGAACGATTACTTCGGGAAATTACACAAATGTCACAACTAAAACTTCCGGTGTAGTAAGTAAGGTTTATGTTGTTAATGGAGATACTGTAGCAAAAGGTCAAAAAATTGCCGAGGTTAATCTGGATGATTACGCAAAAGAACGTCAGTCTACCGCATGGGTAGCTTATTTAGAAGCACAGGAAAACTACTTGGAAGTATTAAACGGTAAGTCGTTGGCAGATATTGCAATGTGGAACGCCCGACAGGAAGTGTTGGATGCCCAAGAAGCATTGGACGATATGACCAGCGATAACACAAATCCCTTGACCCGCGAAGTATACACAGACAATGAACGTATGATTATTACTAAAACGCTTGATCAAAAAAGACTTGCCTTTAGTGTTGCGGAGAGTCGGTATAAAAACTCGGATGCCGACATTGTCAGCGCTAATGCGAAAATTGTAACCGCACTCAAAGATTATCAGGAAAATTCTGCAACCATAATTGCGCCTTCAGATGGGGTTATTACCGATTTGGCATTAGCCGAAGGTATTATTGTATCAGCCAGTACATCAACGAGTACGACTAATGGTGCGACTATAGTGGAAGGTCAAACAGCTGCAAAAATTAGTAACCCAAAGGGACAGCTTATCGCGACAGTTAATCTGACCGAGATAGACATTGTCAATGTTAAAGCTAACCAAAAAGTAAATTTAACCCTGGATGCTTATGAGGACAAGTCGTTTACAGGGAAAGTTTTGGCCGTAATAACTAGCGGAAGTGTTTCATCAGGTGTAACTTCGTATCCTGTTTCAGTACTTATTGATCCCGTTTCTTTGGAAATATATCCAAATATGGCGGTTAATGCCGAGATTATCACGGGGATTTCAACTGGAAAAATTGTTGTGCCGCTTACCGCGGTTCAAACGACTAATGGGCAAGGTATTGTACAAGTGCTTGAAGAAAGTGGTGTGAAAGATGTAGTTGTTGAAACGGGATTAGAGAACGATACTCACATAGAAATTCTTACCGGATTAGCTGAGGGAGTCAAAGTAATTGTCGCAACAACTTCGATTAATGAAACAAGTGATACAAACACTACTTCTCCATTTAGCGGTATTGGAAGATCAGGATCAAGTAACACAGGGCGAAGTGGTGGAGTATCAATGCCTGCCGGTAGCCCTCCCGGCTTTTGA
- a CDS encoding HAMP domain-containing histidine kinase, producing the protein MFNLARLKLTAWYVVILMFVSLLFSISIYGNVSRQIERFTRAQNDRLRDFQFERFENAPPRPMGLPPTISSEELKYQKKQLVVSLALINMAILAVAGGASYFLSGKTLKPIGKMIGEQNQFISDASHELRTPIATLKAEMEAALLENNLTKESAKSLIKSNLEEINDINILVNSLLHLTKVHHEKTSEGHVKHFIGDDISSAIRKLTTQATVKSIKLIDNVPRVKVLGNPDELKELFVIIIDNAIKYSKSNTKVSIKGERNKDNINVKITDQGIGISKSDLPKIFDRFYRAEKSRSETEGFGLGLAIAKSIVVNHRGTIKAESKPGKGTSICVELPLISSN; encoded by the coding sequence ATGTTTAACTTAGCACGCCTAAAACTAACTGCTTGGTATGTAGTTATTCTAATGTTCGTAAGTTTACTTTTCAGCATTTCAATATACGGCAATGTCTCACGACAGATTGAAAGATTTACACGAGCTCAAAACGACAGACTTAGAGACTTTCAATTTGAACGATTCGAGAATGCTCCGCCAAGACCGATGGGATTACCGCCTACAATTAGTTCCGAAGAACTAAAATATCAAAAAAAACAACTTGTTGTTTCTCTTGCATTAATTAACATGGCAATTTTAGCCGTTGCCGGAGGCGCATCATATTTCCTTTCCGGGAAAACGTTAAAGCCTATAGGGAAGATGATTGGTGAACAAAATCAATTTATCTCGGATGCATCCCATGAACTGCGAACTCCAATTGCGACTCTAAAAGCAGAAATGGAAGCGGCACTACTCGAAAATAATTTGACGAAAGAAAGCGCGAAAAGCTTAATAAAAAGTAATTTGGAAGAAATTAACGATATTAATATATTGGTAAATAGCTTACTTCATTTGACTAAAGTACATCATGAAAAAACAAGCGAAGGACATGTCAAGCATTTCATTGGAGATGATATTTCTTCGGCAATCCGGAAATTGACAACTCAAGCAACCGTAAAATCGATCAAACTTATCGATAATGTTCCCAGAGTTAAAGTACTCGGAAATCCAGATGAACTGAAAGAATTATTTGTGATAATTATTGACAACGCAATTAAATATAGTAAGTCTAATACTAAAGTTAGCATTAAGGGTGAACGTAATAAGGATAACATAAATGTAAAAATTACAGATCAAGGTATCGGGATTTCAAAAAGCGACCTTCCCAAAATATTTGATCGTTTTTATAGAGCCGAGAAATCAAGATCAGAAACCGAAGGATTTGGACTTGGATTGGCGATAGCAAAAAGTATCGTTGTAAACCACCGAGGTACAATTAAAGCCGAAAGTAAACCGGGAAAGGGAACTTCAATTTGTGTCGAATTACCGCTGATATCCTCAAACTAA
- a CDS encoding response regulator transcription factor, whose protein sequence is MRILLVEDEEKLANAIKRALITQKYTVDVVYDGEQGLDLAIGEKYDVIILDVMLPKISGIEISKKVRNERIATPIIMLTALGQTKDKINGLDAGADDYLVKPFSFEELFARVRALLRRSSKNQENVLTIKDLTLDPVNFIVTRAGRTIQLSLKEFSILEYLMRYKNMTVTRDQIVQSVWNYDADILPTTTEVHIKHLRDKIDKPFDTQLIKTIRGFGYVILDN, encoded by the coding sequence ATGCGGATACTACTTGTTGAGGATGAAGAGAAACTTGCCAACGCGATAAAACGCGCATTAATTACACAAAAATATACAGTTGATGTTGTATATGACGGCGAGCAAGGTTTAGATTTAGCGATTGGAGAAAAGTATGATGTGATCATTCTTGATGTGATGCTTCCAAAGATCAGCGGAATTGAGATAAGTAAAAAAGTAAGGAATGAAAGAATTGCGACTCCAATTATTATGTTAACTGCGTTAGGGCAAACAAAAGATAAAATAAACGGTTTAGACGCAGGAGCGGATGATTATTTGGTAAAACCGTTTTCGTTTGAAGAGCTATTCGCAAGAGTAAGAGCATTACTTAGAAGATCGTCCAAGAATCAGGAAAATGTGCTAACAATTAAAGATCTCACGCTAGATCCGGTAAACTTCATTGTCACAAGAGCCGGTAGAACAATTCAGTTGTCACTAAAAGAATTCTCGATATTAGAATATCTGATGCGCTACAAAAATATGACTGTCACAAGAGATCAGATTGTACAGTCTGTTTGGAATTATGATGCAGATATACTGCCAACCACGACTGAGGTACACATCAAACATCTTCGAGATAAAATAGACAAACCATTTGACACACAATTAATTAAAACGATACGTGGATTTGGTTATGTAATACTGGATAATTAA
- a CDS encoding glycoside hydrolase family 15: MARLTYDELIKKHTRILKGLQQKSGLFLASKKNVETGYDKSWLRDNFYETLAFEVIGDWHTVEKTYRAILNVFLTHEKKIDWAIANKPTESFQYIHARFHPDNFGEFWESWGNKQNDAVGCILFRIGVLETRLKRSIIKTPDHIRIVNKLVKYLEAIEYWKDRDSGMWEEEEELHASSVGACVAGLKSISQVSTIAVPVLLIKKGEDALNNLLPRESDRKFVDLSLLSLIWPYEIIDEKQKLKILENIEYHLKRERGIVRYKGDKYYNKNKDGVSEEAEWTFGLSWLAIIYEKGGNKEKAQELLKDLIAIDTPEGMPELYFSNSPEFNENIPLGWSESLFIIALFDMNERSEK, from the coding sequence ATGGCAAGACTTACCTACGATGAATTAATAAAAAAGCATACAAGAATATTAAAAGGTCTCCAGCAGAAATCGGGTTTGTTTCTCGCCTCAAAAAAGAACGTCGAAACAGGGTACGACAAATCATGGTTAAGAGATAATTTCTATGAAACCTTAGCATTTGAAGTAATTGGCGATTGGCATACGGTAGAGAAAACCTATCGTGCAATACTCAATGTCTTTCTTACTCACGAAAAGAAAATTGATTGGGCTATTGCCAATAAACCAACCGAAAGCTTTCAATACATTCACGCCAGATTTCACCCCGATAACTTTGGTGAATTCTGGGAATCCTGGGGCAACAAACAAAACGACGCTGTTGGCTGTATTCTTTTTCGCATTGGTGTTTTGGAGACTAGACTCAAAAGATCAATCATTAAAACACCGGATCACATTAGAATTGTCAATAAGTTGGTTAAATATCTGGAAGCAATTGAATATTGGAAAGACAGAGATTCGGGAATGTGGGAGGAAGAAGAAGAGCTTCACGCTTCAAGTGTCGGAGCATGTGTTGCAGGTCTTAAATCCATTTCGCAAGTTTCCACCATCGCGGTTCCCGTCTTATTAATAAAGAAAGGTGAAGATGCACTCAACAATTTGTTACCCCGAGAATCAGACCGTAAATTTGTTGATTTATCACTTCTTTCACTTATATGGCCTTATGAAATCATCGACGAAAAGCAAAAACTCAAGATTCTCGAAAACATTGAATATCACCTTAAACGTGAGCGAGGAATTGTCAGATACAAAGGTGACAAGTACTACAATAAAAACAAAGACGGTGTAAGCGAGGAAGCAGAGTGGACTTTCGGACTTTCATGGCTTGCAATAATATACGAAAAAGGAGGAAACAAAGAAAAAGCCCAGGAATTACTCAAAGATCTTATCGCAATTGATACTCCGGAAGGCATGCCGGAATTATATTTTTCAAATTCTCCCGAGTTTAATGAAAACATTCCGCTTGGTTGGAGCGAATCGCTTTTCATCATTGCACTTTTTGACATGAATGAAAGATCTGAAAAGTGA
- a CDS encoding DUF192 domain-containing protein, whose amino-acid sequence MAGIKVENKASFSARCVGLMFTPTVHPIYFKTRFGIHTFFVRNPIDVLILDNEFIVRKMIVNLKPWRVFLWNPRYNNVIELPGSSIVKQRIKLGSKIEVLFK is encoded by the coding sequence ATGGCAGGCATTAAAGTTGAAAATAAAGCTTCGTTTTCCGCACGGTGTGTTGGCTTAATGTTTACACCCACCGTTCACCCTATATATTTCAAAACAAGGTTTGGCATTCATACTTTTTTTGTCCGAAATCCGATTGATGTCCTGATACTTGATAATGAATTTATTGTCAGAAAAATGATAGTTAATCTAAAACCCTGGAGAGTATTTTTATGGAATCCAAGGTACAATAACGTAATCGAACTGCCCGGTAGTAGTATTGTAAAGCAAAGAATTAAGCTGGGAAGCAAAATTGAGGTACTATTTAAGTAG
- the glgP gene encoding alpha-glucan family phosphorylase, with protein MRLPEVKDPVVYFSNEFALDSELPTYVGGLGILAGDFINEAAFEHFPAIGVGILYKGKNYIQHITGDGKEEKRDSEFDHDTSFLRLTTINGKELIIKLPTPTGEISVKVYHLRLSDTTIVFFLSTDIDTNPDEWRHDMDTIYGGDNDSQIRQQILLGVGGTKLIKELGINPKVYHLNEGRAAFCIWELVILYMKDGAMKFDEAWQKAKENIVYTNHTLVDAGNPNYTIDTVKYWAKPYADQIGIDCGMLLRDGDFFNDFSITKYALNISRKQSAVSRVHGDYARKKYPDYNWVAITNGVFLRRWQDSDFRNDTITDEELWNIHRLKKHELMETVIKRTGFGYDDNKLVITWARRLADYKQPKAILKDIDRLIEIVSNSSHPVQILYAGNSHAADMGSKALIEEVIHIFSTKLSSHAIFIPNYNIALANHLTSGSDVWLNTPKGNLEACGTSGMKAISNGVLNCTVLDGWTYEVDWEGVGWTLNPESVADDFYSLLENEMAPCYYDRTNGLPLKWIKRMRKSIEIAEGFSAKRMLEEYKKYLYSQN; from the coding sequence ATGCGGTTACCCGAGGTTAAGGATCCGGTTGTATATTTTAGTAATGAATTTGCTCTAGATAGTGAATTGCCAACCTACGTAGGTGGTCTTGGAATTCTTGCCGGTGACTTTATTAACGAAGCTGCTTTTGAACATTTTCCGGCGATAGGTGTCGGAATATTATACAAAGGTAAGAATTATATCCAACACATTACAGGTGACGGAAAGGAGGAAAAAAGAGATAGTGAATTTGATCATGATACATCTTTTCTAAGACTTACAACCATAAACGGAAAAGAGTTAATTATTAAACTTCCAACTCCGACAGGCGAAATTTCAGTCAAGGTGTATCACTTGCGATTATCGGATACCACAATAGTTTTTTTTCTGTCAACCGACATTGATACTAATCCAGATGAATGGAGACATGATATGGATACTATTTATGGAGGTGATAACGATAGTCAAATACGACAGCAGATTCTTCTTGGCGTTGGGGGAACCAAGTTAATTAAGGAATTGGGTATTAACCCGAAGGTGTATCACTTAAATGAGGGGCGTGCGGCGTTTTGTATTTGGGAATTGGTTATATTATATATGAAAGACGGTGCAATGAAGTTTGATGAAGCATGGCAGAAAGCGAAAGAAAATATTGTCTATACAAATCACACTTTAGTTGATGCCGGTAATCCAAATTATACAATCGACACCGTAAAGTACTGGGCAAAACCGTATGCAGATCAAATCGGTATCGATTGCGGAATGCTTCTTCGCGATGGAGACTTTTTTAATGATTTTTCGATAACGAAATATGCGCTTAACATTTCTCGTAAACAATCCGCGGTATCACGGGTACACGGTGATTATGCACGAAAAAAGTATCCCGATTATAACTGGGTTGCGATTACCAACGGTGTCTTTTTGCGCCGTTGGCAAGATAGTGATTTCAGGAACGATACTATTACGGATGAAGAATTATGGAATATCCATCGCCTTAAAAAACATGAATTAATGGAGACTGTAATTAAAAGGACAGGATTTGGTTACGACGACAATAAATTGGTAATTACGTGGGCGCGACGCTTGGCGGATTATAAGCAGCCCAAAGCAATATTAAAAGACATAGATCGTTTAATTGAAATAGTAAGTAATTCAAGTCATCCGGTTCAAATATTATATGCAGGAAATTCACATGCTGCAGACATGGGATCAAAAGCATTAATCGAAGAAGTAATACATATTTTTTCCACCAAACTAAGTTCACATGCAATATTTATTCCAAACTACAATATTGCTCTTGCCAATCATTTGACGTCCGGCTCCGACGTTTGGTTAAACACTCCTAAGGGTAATTTGGAAGCTTGCGGCACCTCGGGAATGAAAGCAATATCAAACGGTGTTTTAAATTGTACCGTTTTGGACGGATGGACTTATGAAGTTGATTGGGAGGGTGTGGGATGGACACTTAATCCTGAAAGTGTCGCCGATGATTTTTATTCTTTGCTCGAAAACGAGATGGCGCCGTGTTATTACGACCGCACAAATGGTCTGCCGCTGAAATGGATAAAAAGAATGCGGAAGTCAATTGAAATTGCTGAGGGTTTTAGTGCAAAAAGAATGCTCGAAGAATACAAGAAATATTTATACAGCCAAAATTAA